In Myxococcus stipitatus, the following are encoded in one genomic region:
- a CDS encoding S46 family peptidase: MDRALLALGLLMALPAAADEGMWTYDAFPVETVSKAHGFTPTQEWLDKVRLGSVRLAGGCSASFVSPEGLVMTNHHCIRGCIEDLSSPKEDLLAKGFLARTPAQERRCPKVEANQLVKMTDVTARMNAATKGLTGAAFNTALKKEMSAVESACATSTDVRCDVVTLFNGGKYHLYEYRRFQDVRLVFAPEFSMAAFGGDPDNFNFPRFGYDVAFMRVWKDNAPAKSPDYLPWAKEGAKDGDLVFVSGHPGGTDRKATVAELEFQRDVNLPYMLMMLSEMRGKMKEFAASSPERYRTTRSKLRAVENGLKALRGRHQALADPSLLSQKRQEEADLRQRVEANPQVKAATEGAWEETAKALDAYRRMLPDYRMKEGGDAFGSELFGIARQLVRVAEEQPKPNAERLREYTEAQLPSLRQQLLRSAPIALDLDEAQLAFGLGRLRETLGADDPFVRQVLGTESPEGLARALVRGTKLGDVKTRQALLEGGKAAVEASKDPMLLFARKVDAEARAVRKRYEDTVEAVLKRNGERLAQARLAVYGTSGYPDATFTLRLNAGQVKGWEENGRSVAALTTFGGAYARHTGKDPFKLPDSWLKARGKVPDATPFDMATTNDIIGGNSGSPMVNRDGRVVGLVFDGNLHSLGGRYGYVPETNRAVAVHGDGILAALEHVYGAGQVARELRAASEVPASPAR, from the coding sequence GTGGACCGTGCATTGCTCGCACTCGGCTTGCTCATGGCCCTCCCCGCAGCCGCGGACGAGGGTATGTGGACCTATGACGCTTTTCCCGTGGAGACGGTGAGCAAGGCGCATGGGTTCACGCCCACGCAGGAGTGGTTGGACAAGGTCCGGCTGGGCTCGGTGAGACTCGCGGGTGGCTGTTCCGCCAGCTTCGTGTCCCCCGAGGGCCTGGTGATGACCAATCACCACTGCATCCGCGGATGTATCGAGGATTTGTCCTCGCCCAAGGAGGACCTGCTGGCGAAGGGCTTCCTCGCCCGGACTCCCGCGCAGGAGCGCCGCTGCCCCAAGGTGGAGGCCAACCAGTTGGTGAAGATGACGGACGTCACCGCGCGGATGAACGCGGCGACGAAGGGCCTGACGGGCGCGGCGTTCAACACGGCGCTCAAGAAGGAGATGTCCGCGGTGGAGTCCGCGTGCGCCACGTCCACCGACGTGCGCTGTGACGTGGTGACGCTGTTCAACGGTGGCAAGTATCACCTCTACGAGTACCGCCGCTTCCAGGACGTGCGCCTCGTGTTCGCGCCCGAGTTCTCCATGGCCGCGTTTGGCGGAGACCCGGACAACTTCAACTTCCCGCGCTTCGGCTACGACGTGGCCTTCATGCGCGTGTGGAAGGACAACGCTCCGGCGAAGAGCCCGGACTATCTGCCGTGGGCGAAGGAGGGCGCGAAGGACGGGGACCTGGTCTTCGTCTCGGGCCACCCGGGGGGAACGGACCGCAAGGCCACCGTCGCGGAGCTGGAGTTCCAGCGCGATGTGAACCTGCCGTACATGCTGATGATGCTCTCGGAGATGCGCGGCAAGATGAAGGAGTTCGCGGCGAGCTCGCCGGAGCGCTACCGCACCACGCGCTCGAAGCTGCGCGCGGTGGAGAACGGCTTGAAGGCGCTGCGAGGCCGTCACCAGGCGCTGGCGGACCCGTCGCTGCTCTCGCAGAAGCGTCAGGAGGAGGCGGACCTGCGCCAGCGCGTGGAGGCCAATCCCCAGGTGAAGGCCGCCACGGAGGGCGCGTGGGAGGAGACGGCGAAGGCGCTGGACGCGTACCGCCGCATGTTGCCCGACTACCGCATGAAGGAGGGCGGGGATGCGTTCGGCTCGGAGCTGTTCGGCATCGCGCGGCAGCTGGTGCGCGTCGCCGAGGAGCAGCCCAAGCCCAACGCGGAGCGCCTGCGTGAGTACACCGAGGCGCAGCTCCCCTCGCTGCGTCAGCAGCTCTTGCGCTCGGCGCCCATCGCGCTGGACCTGGACGAGGCGCAGCTGGCGTTCGGCCTGGGCCGCCTGCGCGAGACGCTGGGCGCGGATGACCCGTTCGTGCGGCAGGTGCTGGGCACCGAGTCCCCCGAGGGACTGGCCCGCGCGCTGGTGCGCGGCACGAAGCTGGGCGACGTGAAGACGCGGCAGGCGCTGCTGGAGGGTGGCAAGGCGGCGGTGGAGGCGTCGAAGGACCCGATGCTGCTGTTCGCGCGCAAGGTGGACGCGGAGGCGCGCGCGGTGCGCAAGCGCTACGAGGACACGGTGGAGGCGGTGCTCAAGCGCAACGGCGAGCGGCTCGCGCAGGCGCGGCTGGCGGTGTACGGCACCTCTGGCTATCCGGACGCGACCTTCACCTTGCGCCTCAACGCGGGGCAGGTGAAGGGCTGGGAGGAGAACGGCCGCTCGGTGGCGGCGCTCACCACCTTCGGCGGCGCGTACGCGCGGCACACCGGCAAGGACCCCTTCAAGCTGCCGGACTCGTGGCTGAAGGCGCGGGGCAAGGTGCCCGACGCGACGCCGTTCGACATGGCCACCACCAACGACATCATCGGCGGCAACTCTGGCTCCCCCATGGTGAACCGCGACGGGCGCGTGGTGGGGCTCGTCTTCGACGGCAACCTGCACTCGCTGGGCGGCCGCTATGGGTACGTCCCGGAGACCAACCGCGCCGTGGCGGTGCACGGGGACGGCATCCTGGCCGCCCTGGAGCATGTGTACGGTGCTGGACAGGTGGCGCGTGAGCTGCGCGCCGCCAGCGAAGTGCCCGCCTCACCCGCCAGGTAG
- a CDS encoding triacylglycerol lipase, which yields MAAKHHIYLVPGFFGFINLGELVYFGHALDYLKAELARRGMGESEVVIVLSHPTASIRTRTADLLKAVQDTAGGDDGPIHLVGHSTGGLDARLFASPGAQLTEGPELEPFARRVRSVVTVSTPHAGTPLASFFLGLFGQRLLKLLSLFTVYVLRFGRLPLRVVFRFGHLMSRVDDQLGWKQTLLDQLYDQLLGDFSSERRDAVAKFLSDVGNDTSLIPQLTPEGIDLFNASTGDRPGVRYGSVVTQARPPSLRTRLSAGLDPYAQLTHTIYAFVYGQTQRMPLTALPPHTPAQSAALIQAYGAMPGPTACDGIVPTRSQVYGRVLAAVRADHLDAIGHFDQPAHQPPHVDWLISGSGFRRPQFEATWKSITDFLLEDEKR from the coding sequence ATGGCCGCGAAGCACCACATCTATCTCGTCCCAGGGTTTTTCGGGTTCATCAACCTGGGCGAGCTTGTCTACTTTGGACACGCGCTCGACTACCTGAAGGCGGAGCTGGCCCGGCGGGGAATGGGGGAGTCGGAGGTCGTCATCGTCTTGTCGCATCCGACGGCGTCCATCCGGACACGCACGGCAGACCTGCTCAAGGCGGTCCAGGACACCGCGGGCGGAGATGACGGGCCCATCCATCTGGTGGGGCACTCGACGGGAGGGTTGGACGCACGGCTGTTCGCGAGCCCCGGTGCACAGCTCACGGAAGGGCCGGAGCTGGAGCCCTTCGCCCGGCGGGTGCGCTCGGTGGTGACGGTGTCCACGCCGCACGCGGGCACGCCGTTGGCGTCGTTCTTCCTGGGCCTGTTCGGTCAGCGGCTCTTGAAGCTGCTCTCGCTGTTCACGGTGTATGTGCTGCGCTTCGGGCGTCTGCCGCTGCGAGTGGTGTTCCGCTTCGGGCACCTGATGTCTCGCGTGGATGACCAACTCGGATGGAAGCAGACCCTGCTGGACCAGCTCTATGACCAGCTGTTGGGAGACTTCTCCTCGGAGCGCCGCGACGCGGTGGCGAAGTTCCTGAGCGACGTGGGCAACGACACGTCGCTGATTCCACAGCTCACGCCGGAGGGCATCGACCTGTTCAACGCGAGCACCGGGGACCGCCCCGGCGTGCGCTACGGCTCGGTGGTGACACAAGCCCGTCCGCCCTCGCTGCGCACGCGGTTGTCGGCGGGGCTGGACCCCTACGCGCAGCTCACGCACACCATCTATGCGTTCGTGTATGGGCAGACACAAAGAATGCCCCTGACGGCGTTGCCGCCGCATACACCCGCGCAGTCCGCGGCGTTGATACAGGCGTATGGGGCGATGCCCGGTCCCACCGCGTGTGATGGCATCGTGCCCACGCGCTCACAGGTCTACGGGCGTGTGCTCGCGGCGGTGCGCGCGGACCACCTGGACGCCATCGGCCACTTCGACCAGCCCGCGCACCAGCCTCCGCACGTGGACTGGCTCATCTCCGGCTCCGGCTTCCGCCGGCCCCAGTTCGAGGCCACGTGGAAGAGCATCACCGACTTCCTGCTCGAGGACGAGAAGCGCTGA
- a CDS encoding PLP-dependent aminotransferase family protein — translation MPKRSAGVSLPFLSLDPGAGEGPLHRRLYERLREAILSGTLAPRSRLPSTRTLCSELGVSRGTVELAFSQLDAEGFLERRVGAGSVVALPEHARRPRAAPARNGGVSSRAGLSRLGRHLAREVLPPEPEDVRPFTPCLPALELFPVKPWARAMARQARLLAPARMTSGAPGGLRVLREAIAAHLGPSRGVRCDWRRVLVFSSTQQALDLTARLLLDEDDDVWLEEPGYLGARVAFASAGARLHPVPVDEGGLRVDVGLARAPRARLAYVTPSHQYPLGVTMSLTRRLALLEHARASGMWLFEDDYDSEFRYATRPLAAIQGMDLAGRVLYAGTFNKVMFPALRLAFLVVPESLVEVFTSARAATDGHAPSLPQAALADFMEGGHYAAHLRQMRLVYAERRDALLDALRREGIEALRPGPSEAGMHLTALLASGIDEASLVARANERRLGARRLSPLYLGRAAERGLLLGFSGASPAGLRAAVKTLRGLLTPARGTAARLSASRPRAGSR, via the coding sequence ATGCCGAAGCGCTCCGCGGGGGTGTCCCTGCCTTTCCTGTCGTTGGACCCGGGAGCGGGAGAAGGGCCGCTCCACCGGCGGCTCTACGAGCGGCTGCGCGAGGCCATCCTCTCGGGGACGCTCGCGCCTCGCAGCCGCTTGCCGTCCACGCGCACGCTCTGCTCGGAGCTGGGCGTCTCCCGGGGCACGGTGGAGCTCGCCTTCTCGCAGCTGGACGCGGAGGGCTTCCTGGAGCGGCGGGTGGGCGCGGGCAGCGTGGTGGCCTTGCCGGAGCACGCACGGCGGCCTCGCGCCGCGCCGGCTCGGAATGGGGGCGTTTCCTCGCGAGCCGGACTGTCGCGGCTTGGCAGGCACCTGGCGCGTGAGGTGCTCCCGCCCGAGCCCGAAGACGTGCGCCCCTTCACGCCCTGCCTGCCCGCGCTGGAGCTCTTCCCCGTGAAGCCATGGGCGCGTGCGATGGCCAGACAGGCGCGCCTGTTGGCGCCCGCGCGGATGACCTCTGGAGCACCCGGAGGACTGCGGGTCCTGCGCGAGGCCATCGCCGCGCACCTGGGCCCCTCGCGTGGGGTTCGCTGTGATTGGCGGCGTGTCCTCGTCTTCTCCAGCACGCAGCAGGCGCTGGACCTCACCGCGCGACTGCTCCTCGATGAAGATGACGACGTGTGGCTGGAGGAGCCCGGGTATCTCGGCGCGCGCGTGGCCTTCGCGTCGGCTGGCGCGCGCCTGCATCCGGTGCCCGTGGATGAAGGAGGGCTGCGCGTGGACGTGGGGCTGGCGCGTGCGCCTCGGGCCCGGCTCGCGTATGTCACCCCGTCGCATCAGTACCCGTTGGGCGTGACGATGAGCCTGACGCGGAGGCTCGCCCTGCTGGAGCATGCGCGGGCCTCCGGGATGTGGCTGTTCGAGGACGACTACGACAGCGAGTTCCGCTACGCGACGCGGCCGCTCGCGGCGATACAGGGCATGGACCTGGCGGGCCGCGTGCTCTACGCGGGGACCTTCAACAAGGTGATGTTCCCCGCGCTGCGGCTCGCCTTCCTCGTCGTGCCGGAGTCGCTGGTGGAGGTCTTCACCTCCGCGAGGGCCGCCACGGACGGCCACGCCCCCTCCTTGCCTCAGGCCGCGCTGGCGGACTTCATGGAGGGTGGGCACTACGCCGCGCACCTGCGGCAGATGCGGCTGGTGTACGCGGAGCGGCGTGACGCGCTGCTGGATGCGCTCCGGCGAGAGGGAATCGAAGCGCTGCGGCCAGGTCCCTCGGAGGCGGGCATGCATCTGACGGCGCTGCTGGCCTCGGGGATTGACGAGGCCTCGCTCGTCGCTCGCGCGAATGAGCGGCGCCTGGGGGCCCGGCGGTTGTCCCCGCTCTACCTGGGGCGCGCGGCGGAGAGGGGCCTGCTCCTGGGCTTCTCGGGCGCGAGCCCCGCGGGCCTGCGCGCGGCGGTGAAGACCCTGCGCGGACTGCTCACGCCCGCGCGGGGGACCGCAGCGCGGCTCAGCGCTTCTCGTCCTCGAGCAGGAAGTCGGTGA
- a CDS encoding rhodanese-like domain-containing protein, translated as MPPTSTPFSFVLETPAAPPEEAHRHFLAKLSVETDAADLHLDLERGKPGIVVVDVRSPEAYAERHIPGALSLPSRTISEHSTAHLNKQDVIITYCWSPGCNGSTKAAARLSALGFRVKELIGGIEYWVKEGYPTGGTAPQGQPVYSERSQR; from the coding sequence ATGCCCCCCACCAGCACGCCCTTCTCCTTCGTCCTCGAGACTCCCGCCGCGCCCCCCGAGGAGGCCCACCGCCACTTCCTGGCGAAGCTCTCCGTGGAGACGGACGCCGCCGACCTCCACCTGGACCTCGAGCGCGGCAAGCCCGGCATCGTCGTCGTGGACGTCCGCTCACCGGAGGCCTACGCGGAGCGCCACATCCCAGGCGCCTTGAGCCTTCCCTCGCGGACCATCTCCGAGCACTCGACGGCGCACCTGAACAAGCAGGACGTCATCATCACCTACTGCTGGAGCCCCGGCTGCAACGGCTCCACCAAGGCCGCCGCGCGGCTGTCCGCGCTGGGCTTCCGCGTGAAGGAGCTCATCGGCGGAATCGAGTACTGGGTGAAGGAGGGCTACCCCACCGGAGGCACGGCGCCCCAAGGCCAGCCCGTGTACTCCGAGCGTTCACAGCGCTGA
- a CDS encoding ferrichrome ABC transporter substrate-binding protein: MSRRSSWIFAVLISVLLHGALFFALSRMRVDAPARQSSSITELELVYMRPPASVVKPPAPKPEDERPSTPGRVPPSRKPERPSSSVAQAPETTQPAPSAPEPPSEVAQGPGEGTPEGQRAADAPRTEPGPKVSLIPKGLWGSGEPTGKPFQSGRTLRNDGTDVPDAREVARQQAAEAKERVDGWAADALATARAESGAVHPYFSSLQDRFAKKLVNPPSPDLKVLGSRVKREQVDAIKRFGETGTPFVAEKRDRRLEQRNRLQAAVEAGRAANMFMVDVTQPVLALAAVLEVRQARDGTLLDLKVLEGSGDPKFDEWAMLHLRDALASADPPPESGRGLRDDGLRSRWRLEEYLGNPRVKIVLIGVY; encoded by the coding sequence GTGTCCCGGCGCTCTTCGTGGATATTCGCGGTCCTCATCTCCGTGCTCCTGCACGGGGCGTTGTTCTTCGCCCTGTCCCGGATGCGCGTGGACGCGCCCGCGCGCCAGAGCTCCTCCATCACCGAGCTGGAGCTGGTCTACATGCGGCCCCCCGCGTCGGTGGTGAAGCCGCCCGCGCCCAAGCCCGAGGACGAGCGCCCCTCCACGCCGGGCCGGGTGCCCCCTTCACGCAAGCCCGAGCGCCCGTCCTCGTCGGTGGCCCAGGCGCCCGAGACCACGCAGCCCGCGCCTTCCGCCCCCGAGCCGCCCTCGGAGGTCGCGCAGGGGCCGGGAGAGGGGACGCCGGAAGGACAGCGCGCGGCGGATGCGCCCCGGACGGAGCCTGGGCCGAAGGTCTCGCTGATACCGAAGGGGCTGTGGGGCAGTGGAGAGCCCACGGGCAAGCCCTTCCAGTCGGGCCGCACGCTGCGCAACGACGGGACGGACGTGCCGGATGCTCGCGAGGTGGCGCGTCAGCAGGCGGCGGAGGCGAAGGAGCGGGTGGACGGGTGGGCCGCGGACGCGCTGGCCACGGCGCGCGCGGAGAGCGGCGCGGTGCATCCGTACTTCTCGTCGCTCCAGGACCGCTTCGCCAAGAAGCTGGTGAACCCGCCGTCGCCGGACTTGAAGGTGCTGGGCTCGCGCGTGAAGCGAGAGCAGGTGGATGCCATCAAGCGCTTCGGTGAGACGGGCACCCCCTTCGTCGCGGAGAAGCGCGACCGGCGGCTGGAGCAGCGCAACCGCCTCCAGGCGGCGGTCGAGGCGGGCCGCGCGGCGAACATGTTCATGGTGGACGTCACCCAGCCGGTGCTCGCGCTCGCCGCGGTGCTGGAGGTGCGTCAGGCGCGCGACGGCACGCTCCTGGACCTCAAGGTGCTGGAGGGCTCGGGAGACCCGAAGTTCGACGAGTGGGCCATGTTGCACCTGCGCGACGCGCTGGCGAGCGCGGACCCGCCGCCGGAGTCCGGCAGGGGCTTGCGCGACGACGGGCTGCGCAGCCGGTGGCGCCTGGAGGAGTACCTGGGCAACCCGCGCGTGAAGATCGTCCTCATCGGCGTGTACTGA
- the dps gene encoding DNA starvation/stationary phase protection protein Dps has protein sequence MNFPSHVNVPSQTREEIVELLNTLLADAIDLHWQIKQAHWNIRGTHFYSRHLLFDDLAKHARKQADEFAERAGTLGGYAEGTIRLAAKNSELPEYDLKAVESEDHLKALVDRVTRYAASLRSGIQRCDELDEPITVDLLTQVLGDVELDLWFLESHLNGGVRPGRGKSGREENARSSDA, from the coding sequence ATGAACTTTCCCAGCCATGTGAATGTCCCCAGTCAGACGCGCGAAGAGATTGTCGAGCTGCTCAACACCTTGCTGGCCGACGCCATCGACCTGCACTGGCAAATCAAACAAGCGCACTGGAACATCCGGGGCACGCACTTCTACAGCCGCCACCTGCTCTTCGACGACCTGGCCAAGCACGCGCGCAAACAGGCCGATGAGTTCGCCGAGCGCGCCGGCACTTTGGGCGGCTATGCCGAGGGCACCATCCGCCTGGCCGCCAAGAACAGCGAGCTGCCCGAGTACGACCTCAAGGCCGTCGAGAGTGAAGACCACCTGAAGGCCCTGGTGGACCGCGTCACGCGCTACGCGGCCTCCCTGCGCTCGGGCATCCAGCGCTGCGACGAGCTGGATGAGCCCATCACCGTGGACCTGCTCACCCAGGTCCTGGGCGACGTGGAGCTGGACCTGTGGTTCCTGGAGAGCCACCTCAACGGCGGCGTGCGCCCCGGCCGAGGCAAGAGCGGGCGCGAGGAGAACGCGCGCTCCTCCGACGCCTGA
- a CDS encoding SDR family oxidoreductase: MRAETRLDGKVCLITGATGGIGLETAKALGRMGATLVLVGRDSARTQAAVDAVKQAVAGVQVDTLRADLSSMQSVRTLAEDFRARYSRLDVLLNNAGLIIDRRKTTVDGFEATLATNHLAPFLLTNLLLDTLKASGPARVINVSSDAHRVARRFNFDDLQSERGYDGFLVYANSKLANILFTRALAKRLQGTAVTTNAVHPGVVRTGFGHNTEGFFRWIVKLGAPFMLSAEGGAKTSIYLASSPEVKDVSGQYFIRRRQRKPSAAARDDAAAERLWQESARLTGVTP; encoded by the coding sequence ATGCGCGCGGAGACACGGCTGGACGGGAAGGTCTGCCTCATCACCGGAGCCACCGGCGGCATTGGCCTGGAGACGGCCAAGGCCCTGGGCCGGATGGGCGCCACGTTGGTGCTCGTGGGAAGGGATTCAGCCCGCACCCAAGCCGCCGTGGACGCCGTGAAGCAGGCCGTCGCGGGTGTCCAGGTCGACACGCTGCGCGCGGACCTGAGCTCGATGCAGTCCGTGCGCACGCTGGCGGAGGACTTCCGCGCGCGCTACTCGCGGCTGGACGTGCTGCTCAACAACGCGGGCCTCATCATCGACCGCCGGAAGACGACGGTGGACGGCTTCGAGGCCACGCTCGCCACCAACCACCTGGCGCCCTTCCTCCTGACGAACCTGCTACTGGACACGCTCAAGGCCAGCGGGCCCGCGCGAGTCATCAACGTGTCCTCGGACGCGCACCGCGTCGCCCGCAGGTTCAACTTCGATGACCTCCAGAGTGAGCGCGGCTACGACGGCTTCCTCGTCTACGCCAACTCGAAGCTGGCCAACATCCTGTTCACCCGCGCGCTCGCGAAGCGGCTCCAGGGCACGGCCGTGACGACGAACGCGGTGCACCCCGGCGTGGTGCGCACGGGGTTCGGCCACAACACCGAGGGCTTCTTCCGCTGGATTGTGAAGCTGGGCGCGCCGTTCATGCTCTCCGCGGAGGGCGGCGCGAAGACCTCCATCTATCTCGCCTCCTCTCCCGAGGTGAAGGACGTCTCCGGGCAGTACTTCATCCGTCGCCGTCAGAGAAAGCCGTCCGCCGCCGCGCGGGACGACGCCGCCGCGGAGCGGCTGTGGCAAGAAAGCGCGCGGCTCACAGGAGTCACACCATGA
- a CDS encoding glutathione S-transferase family protein, which yields MIDLYTFPTPNGRKVSIALEELGLPYTVKTVDITQGEQFKPEFLAINPNNKIPAIVDSEGPDGRPITVFESGAILMYLAEKTGRLIPSSLRGKTEVTQWLMFQMGGVGPMFGQFNHFHRFLSTRIPYAVERYTQESKRLIGVLDGQLGKGDYVAGAYSIADIALYPWVRGTRDYAPDLFHGARNVPQWLERVGSRPAVQRGMKVP from the coding sequence ATGATTGACCTGTACACGTTCCCCACGCCCAACGGGCGCAAGGTCTCCATCGCCCTGGAGGAGCTGGGCCTGCCCTACACGGTGAAGACGGTGGACATCACCCAGGGCGAGCAGTTCAAGCCCGAGTTCCTGGCCATCAATCCCAACAACAAGATTCCGGCCATCGTCGACTCCGAGGGTCCGGACGGCCGGCCCATCACCGTGTTCGAGTCGGGCGCCATCCTGATGTACCTCGCGGAGAAGACGGGCCGGCTGATTCCGTCCAGCCTGCGCGGCAAGACGGAGGTGACGCAGTGGCTGATGTTCCAGATGGGCGGCGTGGGCCCGATGTTCGGCCAGTTCAACCACTTCCACCGCTTCCTCTCCACGCGGATTCCCTACGCCGTGGAGCGCTACACGCAGGAGTCGAAGCGGCTCATCGGCGTGCTCGACGGACAGCTCGGCAAGGGTGACTACGTCGCGGGCGCGTACTCCATCGCGGACATCGCCCTGTACCCCTGGGTCCGAGGCACGCGCGACTACGCCCCCGACCTCTTCCACGGGGCGCGCAACGTGCCGCAGTGGCTGGAGCGCGTGGGCAGCCGCCCCGCCGTCCAGCGCGGCATGAAGGTGCCCTGA
- a CDS encoding protein adenylyltransferase SelO → MATLEQLRFDNTYARLPPGFGARVTPLALSNTRLVSANPAALRLLGLTPEEARRPEFLEAMGGARPLPGMEPFAMVYAGHQFGMYVPRLGDGRAMLLGEVRAPSGQKWDLHLKGGGPTPFSRGGDGRAVLRSSIREYLCGEAMHGLGIPTTRALCLLGSDAPVYREEVETGAMIVRMAPSHVRFGTFEFFHYTEQQEHVALLADHVIDAHFPHLSGAPERHVRFYAEVVERTARLVAQWQAVGFAHGVMNTDNMSILGLTLDYGPFGFLDEFEPGFICNHSDHRGRYAFDQQPRIAMWNLACLGEALLTLISEEEARAALAAFEPGFSAHFLTLMRAKLGLLESKDEDRALVGDLFALMAEARVDYTRFFRALSRLDAVVEMFPDRAGFQAWAERYRARLTAEGSVDEERRARMERVNPRYVLRNWMAQDAITQAQRGDFSQVDRLLTALEDPFTERSDFGELTREPPSWGRHLVVSCSS, encoded by the coding sequence ATGGCCACGCTCGAACAACTCCGCTTCGACAACACGTACGCCCGCCTGCCTCCTGGATTCGGAGCGAGGGTGACACCGCTCGCCCTCTCGAACACCCGGCTGGTGAGCGCCAACCCCGCGGCGCTGCGGCTGCTGGGCCTGACGCCGGAAGAGGCTCGGAGGCCCGAGTTCCTCGAGGCGATGGGCGGTGCGCGTCCGCTGCCCGGCATGGAGCCGTTCGCCATGGTGTACGCGGGGCACCAGTTCGGCATGTACGTGCCGAGGCTCGGCGACGGGCGGGCGATGCTGCTGGGTGAAGTGCGGGCGCCGTCGGGGCAGAAGTGGGACCTGCACCTCAAGGGCGGTGGGCCCACGCCCTTCTCGCGAGGAGGAGACGGGCGCGCGGTGCTGCGCTCCTCCATCCGCGAGTACCTGTGCGGCGAGGCCATGCACGGGCTGGGCATTCCCACCACGCGGGCGCTGTGCCTGCTGGGCAGCGACGCGCCGGTGTACCGGGAAGAGGTGGAGACGGGCGCGATGATTGTGCGGATGGCGCCGTCGCACGTACGCTTCGGCACCTTCGAGTTCTTCCACTACACCGAGCAGCAGGAGCACGTCGCGCTCCTGGCGGACCATGTCATCGACGCGCACTTCCCGCACCTGTCCGGTGCGCCGGAGCGGCACGTGCGCTTCTACGCGGAGGTGGTGGAGCGCACCGCGAGACTGGTGGCGCAGTGGCAGGCGGTGGGCTTCGCGCACGGGGTGATGAACACGGACAACATGTCCATCCTGGGGCTCACGTTGGACTACGGGCCCTTCGGGTTCCTGGATGAGTTCGAGCCCGGCTTCATCTGCAACCACTCCGACCATCGGGGCCGCTACGCGTTCGACCAGCAGCCACGCATCGCGATGTGGAACCTGGCGTGCCTGGGTGAAGCGCTGCTCACGCTCATCTCCGAGGAGGAGGCCCGCGCGGCGCTCGCGGCGTTCGAGCCGGGCTTCAGCGCGCACTTCCTGACGTTGATGCGCGCGAAGCTGGGCCTGCTCGAGTCGAAGGACGAGGACCGCGCGCTGGTGGGGGACCTGTTCGCGCTCATGGCCGAGGCCCGGGTGGACTACACGCGGTTCTTCCGCGCGCTGTCGCGGCTGGACGCGGTGGTGGAGATGTTCCCGGACCGGGCGGGGTTCCAGGCGTGGGCGGAGCGCTACCGGGCCCGGCTGACGGCGGAGGGGAGCGTGGACGAGGAGCGGCGGGCCCGGATGGAGCGCGTCAATCCTCGGTACGTGTTGCGCAACTGGATGGCGCAAGACGCCATCACCCAGGCGCAACGCGGTGACTTCTCACAGGTGGACCGGTTGCTCACCGCTCTCGAGGACCCGTTCACCGAGCGCTCCGACTTCGGAGAGCTCACCCGGGAGCCACCTTCGTGGGGGCGGCATCTGGTGGTGAGCTGCAGCTCCTGA